A window of the Cytophagaceae bacterium genome harbors these coding sequences:
- a CDS encoding DUF3299 domain-containing protein: protein MKKILIIFLIPLFALATNPIKITWESLRDVTFKKKWNAKENMFILEPSFGPKVAALKGKTVSLTGYMIPVDVDANYYVLSANPFASCFFCGQAGPESVVSVKFKSNSKRFNTDDRVTISGIFVLNTEDINELNYILEKAELD, encoded by the coding sequence ATGAAAAAAATATTAATAATCTTTCTTATTCCTTTATTTGCTTTGGCTACTAATCCCATAAAAATCACATGGGAAAGCCTCAGAGACGTTACATTTAAAAAGAAATGGAATGCCAAAGAAAATATGTTTATTCTGGAGCCATCATTTGGCCCTAAAGTAGCAGCTCTAAAAGGTAAAACCGTATCTTTAACGGGTTATATGATACCTGTTGACGTTGATGCCAATTATTATGTGCTTTCGGCCAACCCGTTTGCCAGTTGCTTTTTTTGTGGTCAGGCAGGACCAGAATCAGTAGTTTCGGTAAAGTTTAAAAGCAACTCAAAGAGATTTAATACCGACGACAGAGTGACCATCAGTGGTATTTTCGTCCTAAATACTGAAGATATTAACGAACTTAACTATATTTTAGAAAAAGCAGAGCTAGATTAG
- a CDS encoding LytTR family transcriptional regulator, protein METLLHLVGNKSIRYSSIILLKAEVNYSHLFLTDGRKITISKTLKELEKKFSGSGFFRPHKSFLINMAHVVSYSQHDERKILMTNNYIAEISRRKLPVFLEEKYTKKALC, encoded by the coding sequence ATGGAAACACTTTTACATTTGGTTGGAAATAAGAGCATCCGATATTCTTCTATTATTTTATTAAAAGCTGAGGTCAACTATTCACATCTTTTCCTGACTGACGGAAGAAAAATCACGATTTCAAAGACTTTAAAAGAACTTGAGAAGAAATTTTCAGGGTCAGGTTTTTTCAGGCCTCATAAGTCATTTTTGATAAATATGGCTCATGTGGTTTCGTATTCACAACACGATGAACGAAAAATTCTAATGACCAACAATTACATCGCAGAAATCAGCAGACGAAAATTGCCGGTATTTTTGGAAGAAAAATACACAAAAAAAGCCCTCTGCTGA
- a CDS encoding citrate synthase, translated as METSVKMIIEGKEYEFPVIEGTEKEKAIDISNLRAKTGYITIDEGFKNTGSTTSDITFLDGEEGILHYRGYDIEDLAEKAEFLEVAYLLIYGELPTVDQYAHFTQEIKYRSLVNEDMRKIFDGFPVNAHPMGVMSSLVVAMAGFYPELSKDLSPEALDLHIRRLLGKFPTLATWTYKKSQGHPPNYPKNKLDYCENFLNMMFALPVEDYTVDPVVASALNKLLILHADHEQNCSTSTVRLVGSSKANLYSSISAGISALWGPLHGGANQEVLEMLEEIMNDGGDVQKYIEKAKDKNSGFRLFGFGHRVYKNFDPRAKIIKKAADEVLEKLGINDPILEIAKGLEEATLKDDYFVSRKLYPNVDFYSGIIYRALGIPTNMFTVMFAIGRLPGWIAQWMELKEQKQAIGRPRQIYTGPVGKKFVEISKR; from the coding sequence ATGGAAACGTCGGTAAAGATGATAATTGAAGGGAAAGAATACGAATTCCCTGTTATCGAAGGCACAGAAAAAGAAAAAGCTATTGACATATCTAACCTTAGGGCTAAGACAGGTTATATTACAATAGATGAAGGTTTTAAAAACACTGGCTCCACCACCAGTGATATTACATTTTTAGATGGTGAAGAAGGTATTTTGCATTACAGAGGTTATGATATTGAAGATTTGGCTGAAAAAGCAGAATTTTTAGAAGTAGCCTATCTTTTAATTTATGGAGAATTGCCAACTGTTGACCAGTATGCACATTTTACTCAGGAAATAAAGTATCGTTCGCTTGTAAATGAAGACATGAGAAAGATTTTTGATGGTTTCCCTGTAAATGCTCACCCAATGGGTGTAATGTCATCATTGGTGGTTGCTATGGCAGGTTTTTATCCTGAGCTTTCAAAAGATCTTTCACCTGAGGCTCTTGATTTACATATCAGGAGATTGTTGGGTAAATTCCCGACTCTAGCTACCTGGACTTATAAAAAGTCACAGGGTCATCCACCTAATTACCCAAAAAACAAACTTGACTATTGTGAGAATTTCCTCAATATGATGTTTGCATTGCCAGTTGAGGATTACACAGTTGATCCGGTAGTGGCCAGTGCATTGAATAAATTATTGATTTTACATGCTGATCACGAACAAAACTGTTCTACTTCAACCGTAAGATTAGTAGGTTCCTCAAAAGCCAACTTGTATTCAAGTATTTCTGCCGGTATTTCTGCTTTGTGGGGACCATTGCATGGCGGTGCCAATCAGGAAGTTTTAGAGATGCTGGAAGAGATTATGAATGACGGAGGCGATGTACAGAAATACATTGAGAAAGCAAAAGATAAGAATTCGGGTTTCCGTTTGTTTGGATTTGGACACAGAGTATATAAAAACTTTGACCCAAGAGCAAAAATCATCAAAAAAGCCGCAGACGAGGTTTTGGAGAAATTGGGAATCAATGACCCGATTCTTGAAATAGCCAAAGGACTAGAAGAAGCCACTTTGAAAGACGATTATTTTGTTTCAAGAAAATTGTACCCTAATGTTGACTTCTATTCGGGTATCATTTACAGAGCTTTGGGCATTCCTACCAATATGTTTACAGTGATGTTTGCAATTGGTCGTTTACCGGGTTGGATAGCTCAATGGATGGAATTGAAAGAACAAAAACAAGCCATCGGTCGTCCGCGTCAGATTTATACCGGACCGGTAGGTAAAAAATTCGTTGAAATTTCAAAAAGATAA
- the rny gene encoding ribonuclease Y, with amino-acid sequence MSVYLFLIIGLALGAGIGFFVGKSIMKKALADHEEEGNKKAQEILRIAQSNAENIKKDKMLEAKEHFLKLKSEFDDESNQKKNTIIQNEQKVRQMQQQVTQQLEQTKRLETELTAKNTKLSEQIELANKKREEAEKMHQQQVSQLEKIANLTAEQAKQQLVDALKQEAEAKASSFIKQSIEEAKLSATKEAKKVVIETIQRTAAEQAIENCVSVFNIESDEIKGKIIGREGRNIRALEAATGVEVIVDDTPEAIVISSFDPVRREVARLSMHRLVQDGRIHPARIEEIVNKTRKDIDNEIIEIGERTVIDLGIHGLHPELIRMVGRMRFRSSYGQNLLQHSREVAKLCATMAAEMGLNVKLAKRAGLLHDIGKVNQEESDLPHAILGMEMAKKYKENPEVCNAIGAHHDEIEMTSLISPIIQVCDAISGSRPGARREMMESYARRLRDLEDLALSFKGVEKCYAIQAGRELRVIVDAENISDDDAGMMSFNISQRIEKEMQYPGQIKVCVIREMRAVNYAK; translated from the coding sequence ATGTCAGTTTACCTATTTTTAATTATTGGACTCGCTTTAGGAGCGGGCATAGGTTTTTTTGTGGGCAAAAGCATCATGAAAAAAGCCCTTGCCGATCACGAAGAAGAAGGGAATAAAAAAGCACAGGAGATTTTAAGAATCGCTCAAAGTAACGCCGAAAACATTAAGAAAGATAAAATGTTGGAAGCTAAAGAACACTTTTTGAAACTCAAATCTGAATTTGATGACGAATCAAATCAAAAAAAGAATACCATTATTCAGAACGAGCAAAAAGTAAGGCAAATGCAACAGCAGGTTACTCAGCAATTGGAACAAACCAAACGCCTGGAAACCGAACTTACCGCAAAAAACACCAAGCTATCAGAACAGATTGAGCTAGCCAATAAGAAAAGAGAAGAGGCCGAAAAAATGCACCAGCAGCAGGTTTCTCAATTGGAAAAAATTGCTAATCTTACCGCCGAACAAGCTAAACAGCAATTGGTTGATGCCCTTAAGCAGGAAGCAGAAGCTAAGGCATCAAGCTTTATCAAACAGTCAATAGAAGAAGCAAAACTTTCGGCTACTAAAGAGGCTAAGAAAGTAGTTATTGAGACCATTCAAAGGACGGCTGCCGAGCAAGCAATCGAAAACTGCGTTTCGGTGTTTAATATTGAAAGTGACGAAATCAAAGGTAAAATCATCGGACGGGAAGGTAGAAATATCAGGGCATTGGAGGCCGCCACCGGTGTGGAAGTTATCGTTGACGACACTCCTGAAGCCATCGTAATTTCAAGTTTTGACCCGGTAAGAAGAGAAGTTGCACGCCTTTCAATGCATCGATTGGTACAAGATGGACGTATTCACCCTGCTCGTATTGAAGAAATTGTCAACAAAACCCGTAAAGATATAGACAATGAAATCATTGAAATCGGCGAACGAACAGTGATTGATTTGGGAATTCACGGCTTGCATCCGGAATTAATTCGAATGGTGGGTCGTATGAGGTTCAGGTCATCTTATGGCCAAAACCTTTTGCAGCACTCAAGAGAAGTTGCAAAACTTTGTGCCACTATGGCAGCTGAAATGGGCTTAAATGTGAAACTTGCAAAAAGGGCAGGTTTACTACACGATATAGGTAAAGTTAATCAGGAAGAGTCAGACTTACCCCATGCGATACTGGGTATGGAAATGGCCAAAAAATACAAGGAAAATCCTGAAGTTTGTAACGCCATCGGAGCTCACCATGACGAAATCGAAATGACCAGCCTCATATCTCCAATCATACAGGTATGTGATGCCATTTCGGGCTCAAGGCCTGGGGCTCGTCGTGAAATGATGGAATCTTACGCTCGTCGCCTTCGTGACCTGGAAGACCTTGCACTATCATTTAAGGGTGTTGAGAAATGTTACGCTATTCAGGCCGGTAGAGAATTAAGAGTAATCGTTGATGCCGAAAATATCAGTGACGATGATGCCGGCATGATGTCTTTTAATATTTCGCAACGGATAGAAAAAGAAATGCAGTATCCGGGTCAAATCAAGGTATGTGTTATCAGAGAAATGAGAGCTGTTAACTACGCCAAATAA
- a CDS encoding cell division protein ZapA: MESEKTRVLIKLNGEQISFLVPRHEEPYFRDANEILNSRLAALAREHSAFANPAKILSVLAVEALVDALKINENYQSLKNEVQGRLENIQNRFEN; encoded by the coding sequence ATGGAATCTGAAAAAACACGTGTGTTAATTAAACTCAATGGAGAGCAGATTTCGTTTTTGGTGCCGAGGCATGAAGAGCCTTATTTTAGAGATGCAAATGAGATATTGAATAGCCGCTTGGCCGCACTTGCCCGCGAACACTCAGCTTTTGCCAATCCCGCCAAAATACTTTCAGTATTGGCAGTGGAGGCATTGGTTGATGCTTTGAAAATAAACGAAAATTATCAAAGTCTCAAAAATGAGGTGCAAGGTAGGTTGGAAAATATCCAAAACAGATTTGAAAATTGA
- a CDS encoding phenylalanine--tRNA ligase subunit beta encodes MKVSYNHLKTLIDFNQNPEDLGVILTSTGLEVEGIEKVNAVKGGLDGLVIGTVVECAKHPDADKLSVTKVDAGTGELLDIVCGAPNVAAGQKVVVATMGATLYPADGEPFSIKKSKIRGAVSEGMLCAEDEIGLGHSHAGIMVLDTDLPNGTPAAKYFNLEPDYEIEIGLTPNRADAASHLGVARDIKAAIGGELKLPSIIDINPGNDASKINLKVEDIAACPRFCALEINKIKVTDSPQWLKSFLNTIGLNSINNIVDISNYICHYLGQPMHIYDADLIKGGEINVKRAGENSKIITLDGVERKLNAADLIISDGEGPVGIAGVFGGNRTGVSEKTTNLFLEVAYFNPDVVRKSATAHGLKTDASFRYERGTDPNMPAYAIKLAAKLILEIAGGELSQNLIDFYPEPIQNFEILLKKKNIDRLIGKSLENELIDGILKSLDIEIINQEGENLTVSVPPYRVDVTREADVVEEILRIYGFDNIELSDHLSSDFISDFPEKDTESLRVNLSMALAATGFNEIQSLSIVRPAENVGTHSEEEIVKLLNPLSEELSQMRSTLIFSGLNALVYNINRRNRDLKFFEFGRTYRKIAQEGVSKIKENSVLGIWLTGNVQSETWSQKSQPVAFKDIYQTIHQVFDAIKVTKTEVSETSDPRFEYGLEISTRSKLLCTVGKVAGSVKKTADIKQNVYYAEFDWDLLQKVYSAEYQFVEIPKYPEVRRDLSLVIGEGISFDQIKKTAFNTERKILKQVNVFDVYKGDKLETGQKSYSVSFILQDLEKTLNDQQIDKSMQRLMQAFEKEVGAIIRK; translated from the coding sequence ATGAAAGTTTCGTATAACCACCTTAAAACACTTATTGATTTTAACCAAAACCCCGAAGATTTGGGTGTAATTCTTACTTCCACGGGCCTTGAGGTGGAAGGAATAGAAAAGGTGAATGCTGTAAAAGGTGGATTGGATGGTTTGGTAATAGGTACCGTTGTGGAATGTGCAAAACATCCAGATGCAGACAAATTAAGTGTTACTAAGGTTGATGCCGGTACAGGAGAATTACTAGATATAGTTTGCGGGGCACCCAACGTTGCCGCGGGCCAAAAAGTTGTGGTAGCTACTATGGGTGCAACACTTTATCCTGCCGATGGAGAACCATTCTCTATAAAAAAATCAAAAATCAGAGGTGCGGTATCAGAAGGGATGCTTTGTGCCGAAGACGAAATCGGTCTGGGTCATTCTCATGCGGGCATTATGGTTTTAGATACCGATCTGCCAAATGGTACCCCTGCGGCTAAGTATTTCAACTTGGAACCTGACTATGAAATCGAGATTGGTCTGACTCCCAACAGGGCAGATGCCGCATCTCATCTGGGCGTGGCACGTGATATAAAAGCAGCAATAGGCGGAGAACTTAAATTACCTTCTATAATCGATATTAATCCCGGTAATGATGCAAGTAAGATAAATCTTAAAGTTGAAGATATTGCAGCATGTCCAAGATTTTGTGCTCTTGAAATCAATAAAATAAAGGTTACTGATTCTCCCCAATGGCTAAAGTCATTTCTCAACACGATTGGGCTTAATAGCATCAATAATATCGTCGATATCAGCAATTACATTTGCCATTATTTGGGTCAACCGATGCATATTTACGATGCTGACTTAATAAAAGGAGGGGAGATTAATGTAAAACGTGCCGGCGAAAATTCGAAAATTATTACCCTCGATGGTGTTGAGAGAAAACTAAATGCCGCCGACCTGATAATCTCTGACGGAGAAGGTCCGGTTGGAATTGCAGGTGTATTTGGTGGAAATCGCACAGGAGTAAGTGAGAAAACTACCAATCTTTTTCTTGAAGTAGCTTATTTTAACCCCGATGTTGTTAGAAAATCGGCTACTGCTCATGGGCTAAAAACCGATGCTTCGTTCCGGTATGAGCGTGGAACTGACCCCAACATGCCGGCTTATGCCATAAAATTGGCAGCTAAATTGATTTTGGAAATTGCCGGTGGGGAATTAAGTCAAAATCTTATCGATTTTTATCCAGAACCCATTCAGAATTTTGAAATATTATTAAAGAAGAAAAATATCGACAGACTCATTGGGAAAAGCCTTGAAAATGAATTGATTGATGGTATTTTGAAAAGTCTGGACATTGAGATTATAAATCAGGAAGGTGAAAATCTGACAGTTTCGGTTCCTCCTTACAGGGTAGATGTAACCCGTGAAGCCGATGTAGTTGAAGAAATCCTTAGGATATATGGTTTCGATAATATCGAACTTTCTGACCATTTGAGTTCTGATTTTATCTCTGATTTTCCCGAAAAAGATACCGAAAGTCTTAGAGTTAATCTATCAATGGCTTTGGCTGCAACCGGTTTCAACGAGATTCAATCATTGTCCATCGTAAGACCCGCCGAAAATGTCGGTACCCATTCAGAAGAAGAAATCGTGAAATTGCTCAATCCACTTAGTGAAGAGCTATCTCAAATGCGTAGTACTTTGATTTTCTCCGGTCTCAACGCCCTGGTTTACAATATTAACCGTCGTAATCGTGATTTGAAATTTTTCGAATTTGGTCGTACCTATCGGAAAATTGCTCAGGAAGGTGTAAGTAAAATAAAAGAAAATAGTGTTTTGGGAATTTGGCTTACAGGAAACGTACAGTCTGAAACATGGAGTCAAAAAAGCCAGCCAGTAGCTTTTAAAGATATTTATCAGACTATTCATCAGGTTTTTGATGCCATAAAAGTCACCAAGACCGAGGTATCGGAGACTTCTGATCCCCGTTTTGAATATGGTTTAGAGATTTCAACCCGATCCAAATTGCTTTGTACTGTAGGTAAAGTAGCAGGTTCTGTCAAAAAAACTGCCGATATCAAACAAAATGTTTATTATGCTGAGTTTGATTGGGATCTTTTGCAAAAAGTTTATAGCGCCGAATATCAGTTTGTAGAAATTCCAAAATATCCTGAAGTGCGTCGTGACCTTTCATTGGTAATTGGTGAAGGTATTTCTTTTGATCAAATCAAAAAAACCGCATTTAATACGGAAAGGAAAATATTGAAACAAGTAAATGTTTTTGATGTGTACAAAGGCGACAAACTCGAAACCGGTCAAAAGTCTTATTCGGTAAGTTTTATTCTTCAAGACCTTGAAAAGACTTTAAATGACCAGCAGATTGATAAAAGTATGCAAAGATTGATGCAGGCTTTTGAGAAAGAGGTAGGTGCAATAATAAGAAAATAA
- a CDS encoding FAD-binding oxidoreductase, with protein MSISEGLKKIIDPSRVRDSYIERVSFASDAGFYYLVPEAIVHPVSEKEIQDLFRFSQNNKKPIVFRAGGTSLSGQSITDGILVEIGRFWKKISVENESKSVRVQPGITGLMTNIHLKKFSKKIGPDPSSINAAMMGGILSNNASGMCCGVGQNSYHTVEHIRFILPDGNIYSTEIPNDYTRFEQENKELFGTIIDIQNRIAQNLDLKNKIRAKYKTKNTVGYSLNSFIDFKHPLDVFAHLLIGGEGTLGFISEAVMQTVPDYPHKSTGLLYFPDIFTACQAIIPLRDCGALMVELMDRASLRAVQDLDGMPEIVKTLPETAAALLVEFQENTSDQLNKMVSEFQKIIPDLGLLETPDFTLDPVKQAFYWKVRKGLFPAVGAVRASGTSVILEDIAFPLPSLGNAIIDIQALFKKYNYHDAIIFGHAKDGNIHFVVTQTLNTTSEINRYDSFLREVVDLVVKKYNGTLKAEHGTGRNMAPFVETEWGIEAYQIMKRLKNVVDPQNLLNPGVIINEDSEAHIRDLKQMPTIESEVDRCIECGFCEPSCPSKDLTASPRRRIVIRRVLENLKSEKKHKEFQLLSSQFEYAGLDTCAVDGLCAVNCPVEINTGDLVKKLRIESHSKIENFIAEAAAKNFGFVIKSARFAVSLVHFLNKIFGENFIKNITQSIHKLSKSTPVWSNRVGSPPKIFLRNVEASNALQKIVYFPSCISRMMGTYKNQPKNILETFYSICEKANISIKVLNEIENSCCSQIFSSKGFKNAYDFTANSTFEKMWKSSEGGKYPIVIDVTSCQYTLKNILPVLSPENKKNFHKLKILDSVEFIHQFVLPVLSPVKRKGEVVLHPVCSLQKLKSESKFVDIANHFAEKVIVPVNAGCCGMAGDRGFLVPELTRSATKAESEEVKTFAAEAHYSSTLTCEINMSEATGKDYESILYLIDETT; from the coding sequence ATGTCAATCAGTGAAGGTTTAAAAAAGATTATCGACCCCTCAAGAGTCAGAGATTCGTATATTGAAAGAGTATCTTTTGCATCTGATGCAGGATTTTATTATCTGGTTCCGGAAGCAATCGTTCATCCTGTTTCTGAAAAAGAGATTCAGGATTTATTTCGGTTCTCTCAAAATAATAAAAAACCCATAGTTTTCAGAGCAGGCGGAACAAGTCTTTCGGGTCAGTCAATAACAGATGGCATTTTAGTCGAAATTGGAAGGTTCTGGAAAAAGATTTCGGTTGAAAACGAATCGAAATCAGTACGGGTTCAGCCGGGTATCACTGGTTTGATGACCAATATCCATCTCAAAAAATTTAGTAAAAAAATTGGCCCCGATCCTTCGAGTATCAATGCAGCCATGATGGGTGGAATTCTGTCAAATAATGCCAGTGGCATGTGTTGTGGAGTAGGGCAGAACAGCTATCATACTGTTGAGCACATTCGGTTTATTTTACCTGATGGAAATATTTATTCAACAGAAATTCCGAATGACTATACCCGGTTTGAACAGGAAAATAAGGAACTATTCGGAACTATCATAGATATCCAGAATCGGATTGCCCAAAATTTAGATTTGAAAAATAAAATCAGGGCAAAGTATAAAACTAAAAATACAGTTGGGTACTCACTTAATAGTTTTATAGATTTTAAACATCCATTAGATGTATTTGCACATTTGTTGATTGGTGGTGAGGGTACGCTGGGATTTATTTCCGAGGCCGTAATGCAGACCGTTCCCGATTATCCGCATAAATCGACCGGATTATTATATTTTCCGGATATTTTCACAGCTTGTCAAGCTATAATTCCCTTACGTGATTGTGGAGCATTAATGGTCGAGCTTATGGACAGGGCTTCTTTGAGAGCAGTTCAGGATCTCGATGGTATGCCAGAGATAGTAAAAACGCTTCCCGAAACTGCGGCAGCTTTGTTGGTTGAATTTCAGGAAAATACTTCTGACCAACTCAACAAAATGGTTTCAGAGTTCCAAAAAATAATTCCTGATTTAGGTTTACTTGAGACCCCGGACTTTACACTCGATCCGGTCAAACAGGCTTTTTATTGGAAAGTCAGAAAAGGACTTTTTCCGGCTGTAGGTGCAGTGAGAGCAAGTGGAACCTCCGTGATTCTTGAGGACATTGCTTTTCCTTTGCCATCACTTGGTAATGCTATCATTGATATTCAGGCATTGTTTAAGAAATATAATTATCACGATGCCATCATTTTTGGTCATGCCAAAGACGGAAACATCCACTTTGTGGTTACCCAAACTTTAAACACCACATCTGAAATCAACCGTTATGACTCATTCCTGAGAGAAGTGGTTGATTTGGTTGTGAAAAAATACAATGGGACACTAAAAGCTGAGCATGGAACGGGTCGGAACATGGCACCTTTTGTAGAGACAGAGTGGGGAATCGAAGCCTATCAGATCATGAAAAGGCTTAAAAATGTCGTAGATCCTCAAAATTTGTTAAATCCCGGAGTGATAATCAACGAAGATTCAGAAGCACATATTAGGGATCTAAAGCAAATGCCAACAATAGAATCTGAAGTTGATCGATGTATTGAATGTGGTTTTTGTGAACCTTCCTGTCCTTCAAAAGACCTGACGGCTTCTCCCCGTCGAAGAATTGTGATTCGAAGGGTTTTGGAAAATCTGAAATCAGAAAAAAAGCATAAAGAGTTTCAATTGCTTTCGAGCCAGTTTGAATACGCAGGCCTGGATACCTGTGCTGTTGATGGACTTTGTGCAGTAAATTGTCCTGTTGAAATTAATACCGGTGATCTTGTCAAAAAGTTAAGGATAGAATCTCATTCAAAAATTGAGAATTTTATTGCTGAAGCTGCTGCAAAAAACTTTGGTTTTGTAATTAAATCTGCTCGTTTTGCAGTAAGTTTAGTACATTTCCTGAATAAGATTTTTGGTGAAAATTTTATAAAAAACATTACTCAGTCAATTCATAAACTATCAAAAAGCACACCGGTCTGGTCTAATAGAGTGGGCAGTCCACCAAAGATTTTCCTTCGAAATGTTGAGGCATCAAACGCTCTCCAAAAAATCGTTTATTTCCCTTCCTGTATTTCCAGAATGATGGGAACCTATAAAAATCAACCCAAGAATATTTTAGAGACTTTTTATAGTATTTGCGAAAAAGCCAATATTTCCATTAAGGTTTTAAATGAAATCGAAAATTCTTGTTGCAGCCAGATTTTTTCTTCCAAGGGATTTAAAAATGCCTATGATTTTACAGCTAACAGCACTTTTGAAAAAATGTGGAAATCATCAGAAGGTGGGAAATATCCAATTGTTATTGACGTAACTTCTTGCCAATATACCCTTAAAAATATTTTGCCGGTTCTCAGTCCTGAAAACAAGAAGAATTTTCACAAACTCAAAATTCTCGATTCTGTTGAGTTTATTCATCAATTTGTTTTGCCGGTTTTATCTCCGGTTAAACGAAAAGGAGAGGTTGTTTTACATCCTGTTTGTTCTTTACAAAAATTAAAGTCAGAATCTAAATTTGTTGATATCGCCAATCATTTTGCAGAAAAAGTAATCGTTCCAGTAAATGCCGGGTGCTGTGGTATGGCTGGTGACCGAGGCTTTTTGGTTCCCGAGCTAACCCGTTCAGCCACCAAAGCTGAATCCGAAGAAGTTAAGACCTTTGCCGCTGAAGCTCATTACAGCTCAACGCTTACTTGTGAAATCAACATGTCAGAAGCCACAGGGAAGGACTATGAATCAATTTTATATCTGATTGACGAGACAACGTGA
- a CDS encoding SDR family NAD(P)-dependent oxidoreductase gives MKKIALITGASSGIGYATALKLSKSGFDLILCGRRKEKLIQLQKDLNENSQSTILTFEVSDYKAVENAFNSLTAEWKNIDLLVNNAGNAHGLGPIHEGSLEDWNNMMGSNVTGLLNVSKVVLPGMVERKKGHVVNISSIAGKMTYENGAVYCATKKSVESLSEGMRLDLTKYGIKVTNIAPGAVETEFSVVRFKGDEERAAKVYEGFDPLLAENIADAIHYCVMAPSNVTIADMTILAAAQASATTIYRNVNQ, from the coding sequence ATGAAAAAAATTGCACTTATTACAGGTGCTTCCTCTGGAATTGGATATGCTACAGCACTGAAATTGTCAAAATCAGGGTTTGATTTGATTTTATGTGGTCGCCGGAAAGAAAAATTAATTCAGCTGCAAAAAGATTTAAATGAAAATAGTCAATCAACCATTTTGACCTTTGAGGTGAGTGATTATAAGGCAGTTGAAAATGCTTTTAATTCCTTAACTGCGGAATGGAAAAATATTGATTTATTGGTCAATAATGCCGGTAATGCTCATGGCCTCGGGCCCATTCATGAAGGTAGTCTTGAAGATTGGAACAACATGATGGGCAGTAATGTGACCGGGCTTTTAAATGTCTCAAAAGTGGTATTGCCCGGTATGGTGGAAAGAAAAAAAGGTCACGTCGTAAATATCAGCTCTATTGCCGGAAAAATGACTTATGAAAATGGTGCAGTTTATTGTGCCACTAAAAAAAGCGTGGAGTCATTAAGTGAAGGCATGAGACTTGACCTGACAAAATATGGCATAAAAGTAACCAATATCGCACCTGGTGCTGTTGAAACCGAATTTTCAGTTGTACGTTTTAAAGGTGATGAGGAAAGAGCTGCAAAGGTTTACGAGGGATTTGATCCACTTTTGGCCGAAAATATTGCGGACGCTATCCATTACTGCGTGATGGCACCCTCAAATGTCACAATTGCCGATATGACCATTTTAGCCGCAGCTCAGGCTTCGGCAACTACAATTTACCGAAATGTCAATCAGTGA
- a CDS encoding DUF4835 family protein, which produces MVKKIFLSLVLCFFGNLGFSQELNWTVTLNSAQLSISTAGDKQIFIEMETAIKSFLNTQRWTTDIFSEKEKIKCNLNINLLKSSGQYGYSGNAQFQVIRPVFGTTYETVIFQFIDRNIDFSFAPEDRTMLFNEQTYNNKLTSLLAYYSLIALAVDYDSFSKLGGGPFLERAYNLAILAGNTVGGAWIMGSKETRNRNWIVENLRDQQFNAFREGFYEYHRLALDDFSGNPVKARKIITDFMQTVKSTATMKPNSLIINTFFDSKNEELIKIFSESPKAEKQEMFTLISNLDPNRTELYRKILK; this is translated from the coding sequence ATGGTAAAAAAAATATTTTTGAGTTTGGTTTTGTGTTTTTTTGGAAATCTGGGGTTTTCTCAGGAGCTCAATTGGACTGTTACGCTCAATTCTGCTCAGCTTAGTATTAGTACAGCCGGAGACAAGCAGATTTTCATTGAGATGGAAACGGCCATCAAATCATTCTTAAATACCCAAAGATGGACCACCGATATTTTTTCAGAAAAAGAAAAAATCAAGTGCAATCTCAACATCAATTTACTCAAATCATCGGGACAATATGGGTATTCAGGGAATGCTCAGTTTCAGGTGATAAGGCCTGTTTTTGGTACAACTTATGAAACAGTAATTTTTCAGTTTATTGATCGAAATATCGATTTTTCTTTTGCTCCTGAGGACCGGACTATGCTTTTTAATGAGCAGACCTACAACAATAAACTTACTTCATTACTGGCATATTATTCTTTGATAGCTTTGGCAGTAGATTATGATTCCTTTTCAAAATTAGGAGGCGGACCTTTTCTTGAAAGAGCATATAATCTTGCCATTTTGGCAGGAAATACCGTTGGAGGTGCCTGGATTATGGGTTCCAAAGAAACCCGAAACCGAAACTGGATAGTAGAAAACCTTCGGGATCAACAATTTAATGCTTTTAGAGAAGGTTTTTATGAATATCACAGATTGGCGTTGGATGACTTTTCTGGCAATCCGGTAAAAGCAAGAAAAATTATTACCGACTTTATGCAAACTGTAAAATCTACAGCTACAATGAAACCCAATTCGCTGATAATTAATACATTTTTTGATTCCAAAAACGAAGAATTAATAAAAATATTTTCGGAAAGTCCCAAAGCCGAAAAACAAGAAATGTTTACTCTTATCAGCAATCTTGACCCTAACAGAACCGAATTATACCGAAAAATATTAAAATGA